The Methanosarcina barkeri str. Wiesmoor DNA segment ACTGCCCTCATTCATCAATGTAAGAGCGTAATCTGCACCTTCTTTGGGAAATAGTTCTCTAGATTCACCGTAAAGGCTGACGGCATTTTCTAGATTTTTTCTGCTATCAATTCCCATTTCTGCAAGTCTTAATCTTGCATTACCCTCAGTCATCAATGCAAGAGCGTAATTTACACCTTTTTTGGGAAGTATTTTCAGAGCAGCATCACAAAGATGGACAGCATTTTCCAGATTTTCCTTACTATCAATGCCCATTTCAGCAATCTTGCAGAAAGCAATAGCATGATTTACTAATACACGTTTGAGTTTTACGATATCGTTTTCAGAAAGAGAAACATATATGCTATAATAGAATTTGCTGAGAAGACAATTATTGAGCTCATCGACTCCTTTTAAAGTATTTTTCAGAAAGAATGATCCCTTAACTTCAAGAAAATTACATAATCTGTCTACTTTCTGTGAACTAAATTGGTGAGAAATGTAAATAATTCGTGAAAATTCTTCATTGGTAAAGCCAACTATTACATCAACAGGAAGGTCATAAATAGTTTTAGTAAACAATCTTTTATCACTATTTGCGAAAGAGATTTCCAGTTGATGCAGGAAAGCTTCTTTATCCATATAAATATAATATATACTAATTCTTTTTAAGTTTTGTTAAATAATTTGACAGAAAACTTAAGAAACTAATATCTTGAAATAAAATGCAGTGTTCACAATTTCACTCAAACCAATTCTCCTCCAACTTCTCCTCACGTCCCTCCTGTTCTCTCGCATAAGCCACATACTCCCCTCTCTCCCTATCAAAAACAAACCTGCAAACTGTTTTGAAATAAGCCCAGTATTTGACATACTGATCTCTCTCATCGCTCAGCGTAACAGTTACCGAACCATTTTCTTCCGAAACGCTAAACAGGATAATCGATTTTCTGAGGAACGGCTGTGCTGTAAAGTTTTCCGGCTCTTTCAACATACGCAAAGGTGTCGGGAATGGCACCGGTCAAGTTGATTTTTTCTATATAATCGCTTTTTTCGACCCCGGACCAGTAGCTCACTTCCATAATTCTGTAATGGGTGGAGTTATATGAATACGCGGAAATGAACTTCTCTACAGACGAAGGATAGGTATCCTGATAGCTGATTTTCGCGCCTTCCGCGCCGGAAATATAATTCACAAGAAATAATTTTCCACCGGCAGAATTGTGAGCCAGACTACAAGCACAATTAAAAAATTGAGGTAAAATTCAGAATAGGAACGAGATTGTTCAGGTTGTGAAAATACGGACAAAAGAAATAAGTTTTAAAGTGAAACGATATCAGAATAAAATATTTCATACTCTCCTTTTAATTTTGTCTCCGCTCTTCCATTCCCTCTAACTTTTGCGCACCAATTAATTTTTCACAATGAGTACTTTTTTTAATTATGGTGTCTTAATAATTAATGGGAAGTCATTTGCTACTAAAGCAATCAAGGGAAGTTTATTATGACTGTTTTCTTCAATAAGCACAATATTATCCAGAACAGACCTGTAAGCTTTCAGAGTTCTCTCTCAAGCCATTCACATGATATCTCTTTTTCTTCCGGGCCCGTGGAAGGAATAAAACTCTTCCTTGATATGGATGGAGTCCTTACGGATTTTACCGCAGCCTGTGAGAAGCTCAGTGGCAATATGATGTTCTGGTACGGTAATGACAGGGAACTTTTCTGGAAGAAGATTACATCTGCAGGAATCGAGTTCTGGTCCGAGATGTCCTGGATGCCTGGCGGACAGGAATTGCATGGTTTCCTTAGAAGCTCGGGCCTATGTCCGACAATCCTTTCTGCAATTCCCGGACCCGAGAGAAAAAAAGCCTTAACCAATGCAAGAGAGGGAAAAATCAAATGGCTCAGGAAAGAACTCGGACCCTCTTATGCAGAAGCTGCAATTCTCTGTTACCGCCCGGAAAAAGCCTTACAATCAGGGGCTGCAAGGGTTCTTATTGATGATAACTCCGAGAACATCCGCGAATGGGAAGAAGCAGGAGGTATTGGAATCTTACATAAGAACACTAGCCGGACGATCAGGTGTTTCTCTAAGGTTCTTAAAGTCGAGCAAAAGTTCTGATATGCTAAACTTTACAGGCTAAACTTTACAGGCTAAACTTTACAGGGACGAACGAAAAGGCTTATGCTTCTTGCTTACAGGCTACGATAAGAGCCACAAAGTTTTGCCTATGGTTTTTGATATATTCTCCTTCCGCATCTTTTAACCACTTTTTTGCCCCGTGAATCGCGTGATCCCCGCAGATAAAGAAAATCGTTCCTTTTTCCGCATTTCTGTAAATCTCCCCCAGGTTTTTATCCACAGCCTCTGCAGCCTTTTTCAGTTCTTTCCAGCTTTCTGCCCTGTGGGAAAAACGGTCAAGGGTTCTGAGGTGAACCGCCATAATATCGGGCTTTTCTTTAAGGGAATGTAGCGCATAGTTCGTTATTTGAAGGTCATAATCCAGGATATCCTCGGAATTTGGAACTCCATAAAAGTCTTTTATCCTTCCCCTGAAACTTTCTGCACCTTCGGTCTCTATGATTGCTGACGCTTTCATGCCTGCCCTGCAAGCCCATTCCATAATGCTTTTCAGTCTCGGATTTTCCGAGTCTTTTGTCCTTTCAGTATAAATGTCTGCGGTTGAGTAGATATTATGCTCCTCAGGCAGGTATCCTGTAAAGATTGACGCAATTGCAGGGGAGGTTATTGTTGCTGGGGATTTGCACCTGAAGAGGAACCCTTTTTCGGCTATATTGCTCAAGTTCTTCATTATCGGAGAAAAATAGTTATAAAGAGAATACCCCAGACTGTCAACCACAATGATTACTGCTCTTTTGCAGTTTCTTTCCTTTGCGTAGCTCTCTACTTCTGGAATTGGCCTGCCAGTTGGCGGAACCATAGGGATTTTCAGTAATCTCGAGATCGTAGGGGCAATATCAATGGTGTTGCACTCTAAAATTTTCATATGCTCTCTAATATATTATCTAGCAAGCCGGCTTATATGTCTTTCCTGTATTTCTGTTTTAAGCTCAGTAACTGTATATAATTATATCAGATCAGATACAAATTTCCAAGGGATTCAAATGTCCAATGGATATGAGTATCCTGGGATAGAATAGACGCAAAAAATGAAGAGTTCTCTGAAACAGAATCCCCTGAAGAGTGAGAAGAGTTTTTCAGAATTGATAAGTATACCCTGCCAGGTTACTTTTTAGGACTTCTGTCCGGTTTGTCCAATTTATTTCCTACTTCAATCATATTGGTTTGGGTTTTTAGAGAACGAAAGAAGTCAGGATGAATAAATTCAGGACGAAAGAAGTCAGGATGAAAGAAGTCAGGATGAAAGAAGTCAGGATGAAAGAAGTCAGGATATGTCAATTTTATTTGTGTTCCGTTAATAATCAGTTGATATTTTTCCAGCATATTAACACTCGTATCCCACTCTCAGACCTTCCACTCTCAGACCTGCTTATGTACACTAAATTTTTGTACACAGGTAAGCTTAGAAAACAGAAGAACTCAGAAAAAACACTCGAAAACAAAATATCAGCCAGCCACTAAACACGACTTAATCACTTGCTAAATATAAAAAATAAAAAAACAGCCTTATTAGGCTGCTTCTGCCCAAAAGATAAGGCTTCCATTAAACTGTCCTGTAGACGAATAATTTTCTGGTAGTTCGAGCTGGGCTTCCGAGGTTTCAGATGTGTTTGAAGCTATCGTTTTACTGTAATCAGAACATTTGTTCTGGTCAAGCATAAGCCCTGTATTGAATGGGCCGTCATCCTGGTCTTCTACTTCAGCCGTTACTTTTATACTACCATGTCCATTGTTTTTGAGGGTCAGAGGTACGGATTCACTCGTTGTTCCCGGTTTTAACGTTCCGAAATCTACTGAGTTCGGTGTGACCTGCAAGCAAATTACAGGTGTGATGTTCACAGTAAGTGATACCGTAGCTGAATCCGATCCAGATGAACTTGTTCCGTTGTCACTGGTCCCATTGTCACTGGTTCCATTGTCACTGGTTCCATTGTCACTTGTTCCATTGTCACTTGTTCCATTGTCACTTGTTCCATTGTCACTGGTTCCGTTATCACTGGTTCCGTTATCACTGGTTCCATTGTCACTGGTTCCATTGTCACTGGTTCCATTGTCACTGGTTCCATTGTCACTAGTTCCGTTATCACTGGTTCCATTGTCACTGGTTCCGCCTTTATAACTGACAGCAAGAATCGCACTCGAAGGAGCAAGGTAGTCCCCACTATTATCTGTAACAGAAGGAGCAATTATCTGAGCCATGTTATTCTTGGTCAGGAGATAATTATCAACAGGCCTTGCTTCATCAATATCCAGATCTGAGTAGGGAGTTGAGTCATAAACACCAGACTTATTCATTTCATTGAATTGCAAGATAATGCCATCATGTCCTCCAGACTGAACTGTAGTCCAGAGCTTGGCGCTGTCTACATTGCTGAGATTTATAGAACCGTTGAATGGGATTTTTACGGTAGCGTCTTCAGGAGTCAGACCGCCTGAAGTACTCATTGTACTCACCATGTCACAGCCTTCGTTTATCCAGTACTCGGTTTCGTTTCCTGTGGCATCTTCATACACCACAAGTAAGCCGATTCCATCAAAGCAGACAAAATTTCCAGTTTCACTATTGATATTTGTAACTACTGTAGTATAATTTCCACTTCCTTTTACAAGATCCGTTACATCATAAGCCCAGGTACCGCTTGGGTAGTCATATACAGAGCCCCATCCCTTCTGGTCACTGTATTTTGCTTCCGGATTCAGAGAAGTCCCCTGGAACTTCAGGCTCATGGAAGGATCAACTCCGGTAGTGCCTGTAGCACTCCATGTCCAGTAATTATAGAGTCTTGCAAGCTTTATAGTTGCATTTGCAGGAAGCTTCAGGTTGTGATTTACTGTGTATGTGCTGCCAGAAGATACTTTGCCGCTGTACTTGCTGTCTCCATAATCATAAATAATGTCACCTTTTACAGTGTTGTGGGCATAAGTCTCAAGAGGCTTATCTCCTGCATATCCATTATGCTGCACTTCCTGAGTCTTGCTCAGTTTATTGTTTGTTGCTGTCGGGTCGTTGATCGTAGAACCAGGAACTATAACTGCTTTAAGAGTGTAATTCTTTGCTTCTTCTGGCTTCCAGTTAAGTTCAACTGTTTCCGCTGCCCCATTTGCAAGACCCGAAACTGGTTTGCTTTCAACAAGAGCTGTCTCAGCATAAAGTTCGACGGCAAAATCACCTGCATCGTCTGGTCCACTGTTTGTTATATTTACTTTTACGGTATTGTTCAGGTTGTCCCATACTTTATTCCCATTATTGTGCAAGACTTTTAAATCCTGTATGCTCAGGTCAGATGATACTGTTTGTCCGCTATCGTTGTCCGACGAGTTGTCTCCACTACCATTGGATGAGTTGTCTCCACTATTGTTGTCTGACGAGTTGTCTCCACTACCATTGTCTGATGAGTTGTCTCCACTATTGTTGTCCGGAGAATTATCTCCACTATTATTGTCCGAAGAATTATCTCCACTATTGTTGTCCGAAGAATTATCTCCACTATCGTTGTCTGAGGATGAAGTAGTGTATTCGGCCGTCAGTATAGCAAGTGCATTTTTATAGAACGCGCCAGTCCGATCATAGGTCAGAGTGTTTGTGCCAGTAGATTTAAAATCGTCCGTAACATCCCAAGAATCTAGCCCACAATAAGTACCCTGAGGTGTACCTGAAGTGAGTGCTTTTCCGTTGAAAGTGTATGATCCGTCTGTACTTGCCATGTGTACGTCTGTAAGTGTTGCATCTGTCAAGGACGCATCAGATGGCAAAGCTGCCTTAAATGCGGTGCTCCCAACGTAAGTTTCTCTATTGTCATCAACATAATATGTATCTGGATCATGCCCGCGGTTTACCTGATACCAGATCTTTTTTCCGCTACCGTCATTGTAAGCTACAATAAGAGTTATCAGTTTTATTCTACCATCAAAATTCTTGTCAGTAGGCTCAGTATGTACAGTAGCTTTATTTTTCCCGGATTTTACAAGGCTTGTGACATCATAATACATCATGTAGTCACTTGTTACCCTGTCAACATGGTCGTTTACCTGGACATATGCTTTTCCGTCATTACCCCCGTTGGTAATGTATTCATAAGGAACGTTGAGGGTTTCTGTTCCTAGAGTTTTATCGTTAAAACTTACTGTTGCCGTTCCCTGGTAATTGTTTTGCATGTGCCCGCAGTATACGGTTGTGAGCAACATTGCCCATTCAACTTCAGCATCATCAGGCAGTGTAAAGGTCTTGTCTATAGTTTTATCGGTGTGTATTGCCTGATCTGCTGTTCCGTAGTAGCTATCACAATAAACACCTCCACTTACTGTTCCGCTGTGGACAGAAGTCAGAGGGATTCCGCCTACGAAATTGTCAGCCAGGCAGACCCCGCTGGTCAGAATCAGAGTTAACAATATCAAAATTAGTTTTCTATTCGTTAATCTTCCTCCTGTACGTCAATTAGAGAAAGAATTCCAGAGACCTGTGCATAAGCAGTTCTTATCAGACAATTAACAGGAATCTAGACTATTACCTGTAAATGAAGAGCCAAGTCGCTTTCGTTGGGTTTTAAGGAAAGTATCAAATGCTTTTTTTCAGACTGAATGAATCAAATTAATTTCAGTTCTGAGAACTCCTTTTGACAGTTTTATCTTTAGGATTCTTTCTCCCAAGTTTTTATATAATTTTGATCATTTTTTAAGATAAATAATCATTTTCTTAATAACTTTTCAGATATATTAATCTTTCCAAATGTTTTATATGTGTAATAATATATAAGATATTATGCGTCTTGTAATTATTAATTTTTTAAAAATTATTTGATTGATGTCGATTTATTACTTGACATATTATAACTGCTAACTAATAAAAAATTCAAAAACAAATTTAATAACCAACAATTAAAAAATTTGGTTTGCACAAGTTTGCCTATCAATTTTTATAATGATGTCTAATATTCTTGATTTTTTCCAGCTAATTAATTACTATAGTTTATAATTTTTATTTCAACAAAATATAATTTTATCTTAAAATTGCTATGTATTCTTAAATAGTATTTTTTACTCACTATTTTTTCTGAATAATTGCTAAAATATTGAATAAAATATCGAAAATATTGTCCTTATAATCCTTATTTCCCACATTCCGTAGATGTATACAGATGTAGAATTTATTTTCCTAATTGTCCAGGAGAGCCAATCAAAGAATGAGCTAATTTTTAATTACTACCACATTGAGATAATTGATGGCATTCTTGTGTACATCTGCGGAAAGTGAGTTATTTGATAGTTTCTATAAGCTAACTACAGTGTTCCCACAAAATAGAAAAAAATTAAAGAATGCAAGGTAGAAATTCAAATAATTTGAACTAAGCAAAAACGTGAAGCTTATTTATACATTATAAAATTTATATTTCTGTTAAACGGACACGATATTTTTCGAATAACAGGTACAAACAAATGAAAGTACTTTTCACCTTATTCTTTATAATAAATAACTCCCCCACTGCCATTAAACCCTACCATTTTTATATTATAACATATTTATATATTTGTTTATTTGTTTATTTGTTTATTTGTTTATTTGTTTATTTGTTTATTTGTTTATTTATTTGTTTATTTATTTTACAATTATGTAATTAGATATTGTTTTAGTGTTAATACCTGCTGCGTTGGCAACTGTAAGCGTCACTTTATACTTTCCTGCCTTTGAATACTTATGAATTGGATTCTGTTTTGCTGAAATTTTTCCGTCTCCAAAGTTCCATTTCCATTTTTTTGGCGTTCCTGTACTTTTGTCAGTGAAGGTAACTTTTAGTGGTGCTTTTCCAGAGGTTGGAGACGCAGAAAATGCAGCAACTGGTTTTGCTATTACTGTTATATAATTTGTTTTTGTTACCGTATTAATACCGGCTGCATTGGCAACTGTAAGCGTCACTTTATACTTTCCTGCCTTTGAATACTTATGAATTGGATTCTGTTTTGCTGAAATTTTTCCGTCTCCAAAGTTCCATTTCCATTTCTTTGGCGTTCCTGTACTTTTGTCAGTAAATTTAACTTTTAGTGGTGCTTTTCCGAAGGTTGGAGACGCAGAAAATGCAGCAACTGGTTTTGCTATTACCTTTATATATTCTGTTTTTGTTACCGTGTTCTTGCCTTTAGCATTCTTTACCGTTAAGCTAACAGTATATGTTCCTGCTTTAGAATACTTGTGAACCGGATTCTGTTGGAATGACTTTGATCCATCTCCAAAATTCCAGAACCATTTAGAAGGTATTCCTGTGCTTGTATCAGTAAATTTAACTTTTAGTGGTGCTTTTCCGGAGGTTGGAGATGCAGAGAATGCAGCAACTGGTTTGTTACTAGAGGTCTTGTATTCTGCTGTCAGTATGGCAAGTGAATTCTTATAGAATGGGGCATTCCTGTCATAGGTCAGGGTGTTTGTGCCGGTAGATTTAAAATTGTTTTTAACATCCCAAGAATCAGATCCACAATAAGTACCCTGAGGTTTGCCTGAAGTGAGTGTTTTTCCGTTGAAAGTGTATGATCCGTCTGTACTTGCCATGTGTACGTCTGTAAGTGTTGCAGATGTTAGTGTAGAACTCGCTGGTAAAGCTGCCTTAAAAGCTGTGCTTCCTATGTAGTTTTCACCCAGGTTATTCTCACTATAATATGTATCTGGATCATGCCCGCGGTTTACCTGATACCAGATCTTTTTTCCGCTACCGTCATTGTAAGCTACAATAAGAGTTATCAGTTTTATTCTACCATCAAACTTCTTGTCAGTAGGCTCCGTGTGTACAGTAGCTTTATTTTTCCCGGATTTTACGAGGCTTGTGACATCGTAATACATCATGTAGTCACTGGTCACTCTGTCAACATGGTCGTTTACCTGGACATATGCTTTTCCGTCATTACCCCCGTTAGTAATATAGTTATAAGGAACGTTAAGAGTTTCTGTTCCGAGAGTCTGCCCGTTAAAGCTCACCTTTGCAAGACCCTGGTAATTGTTTTGCATGTGTCCGCAGTATACGGTTGTGAGCAACATTGC contains these protein-coding regions:
- a CDS encoding alkaline phosphatase family protein codes for the protein MKILECNTIDIAPTISRLLKIPMVPPTGRPIPEVESYAKERNCKRAVIIVVDSLGYSLYNYFSPIMKNLSNIAEKGFLFRCKSPATITSPAIASIFTGYLPEEHNIYSTADIYTERTKDSENPRLKSIMEWACRAGMKASAIIETEGAESFRGRIKDFYGVPNSEDILDYDLQITNYALHSLKEKPDIMAVHLRTLDRFSHRAESWKELKKAAEAVDKNLGEIYRNAEKGTIFFICGDHAIHGAKKWLKDAEGEYIKNHRQNFVALIVACKQEA
- a CDS encoding DUF3344 domain-containing protein, with translation MILLTLILTSGVCLADNFVGGIPLTSVHSGTVSGGVYCDSYYGTADQAIHTDKTIDKTFTLPDDAEVEWAMLLTTVYCGHMQNNYQGTATVSFNDKTLGTETLNVPYEYITNGGNDGKAYVQVNDHVDRVTSDYMMYYDVTSLVKSGKNKATVHTEPTDKNFDGRIKLITLIVAYNDGSGKKIWYQVNRGHDPDTYYVDDNRETYVGSTAFKAALPSDASLTDATLTDVHMASTDGSYTFNGKALTSGTPQGTYCGLDSWDVTDDFKSTGTNTLTYDRTGAFYKNALAILTAEYTTSSSDNDSGDNSSDNNSGDNSSDNNSGDNSPDNNSGDNSSDNGSGDNSSDNNSGDNSSNGSGDNSSDNDSGQTVSSDLSIQDLKVLHNNGNKVWDNLNNTVKVNITNSGPDDAGDFAVELYAETALVESKPVSGLANGAAETVELNWKPEEAKNYTLKAVIVPGSTINDPTATNNKLSKTQEVQHNGYAGDKPLETYAHNTVKGDIIYDYGDSKYSGKVSSGSTYTVNHNLKLPANATIKLARLYNYWTWSATGTTGVDPSMSLKFQGTSLNPEAKYSDQKGWGSVYDYPSGTWAYDVTDLVKGSGNYTTVVTNINSETGNFVCFDGIGLLVVYEDATGNETEYWINEGCDMVSTMSTSGGLTPEDATVKIPFNGSINLSNVDSAKLWTTVQSGGHDGIILQFNEMNKSGVYDSTPYSDLDIDEARPVDNYLLTKNNMAQIIAPSVTDNSGDYLAPSSAILAVSYKGGTSDNGTSDNGTSDNGTSDNGTSDNGTSDNGTSDNGTSDNGTSDNGTSDNGTSDNGTSDNGTSDNGTSDNGTSDNGTSSSGSDSATVSLTVNITPVICLQVTPNSVDFGTLKPGTTSESVPLTLKNNGHGSIKVTAEVEDQDDGPFNTGLMLDQNKCSDYSKTIASNTSETSEAQLELPENYSSTGQFNGSLIFWAEAA
- a CDS encoding DUF3344 domain-containing protein; its protein translation is MNRKLILILLTLILSSGVCLADNFVGGIPLTSVHSGTVSGGVYCDSYYGTADQAIHTAKTIDKTFTLPANAKVEWAMLLTTVYCGHMQNNYQGLAKVSFNGQTLGTETLNVPYNYITNGGNDGKAYVQVNDHVDRVTSDYMMYYDVTSLVKSGKNKATVHTEPTDKKFDGRIKLITLIVAYNDGSGKKIWYQVNRGHDPDTYYSENNLGENYIGSTAFKAALPASSTLTSATLTDVHMASTDGSYTFNGKTLTSGKPQGTYCGSDSWDVKNNFKSTGTNTLTYDRNAPFYKNSLAILTAEYKTSSNKPVAAFSASPTSGKAPLKVKFTDTSTGIPSKWFWNFGDGSKSFQQNPVHKYSKAGTYTVSLTVKNAKGKNTVTKTEYIKVIAKPVAAFSASPTFGKAPLKVKFTDKSTGTPKKWKWNFGDGKISAKQNPIHKYSKAGKYKVTLTVANAAGINTVTKTNYITVIAKPVAAFSASPTSGKAPLKVTFTDKSTGTPKKWKWNFGDGKISAKQNPIHKYSKAGKYKVTLTVANAAGINTKTISNYIIVK